The window CTGcaggaggagtggggggggggttagtacCTCAGCAATGAACAGCACATCACGGCTCTGAATGCAGGCGGCACTGACTTGTCTCTGACGGCCACGATGGCCTCGGCGGCGCTCTCGTAGTTGTGCTTCTCCATGTGCCGGTACATGGTGCTCAGCTCCACCTGCCGTCTGAAGTAGATATCCACCGAGCTTTGCTTCACTGTGGCGTAGATGAACTTATCTGACGGGTTACGCAGCTGAAACCAGCAGAGCACAGGTTAGCCCAGGGCCGCCCGTCAACAGGGAGTACGTCCCCTGAAGAcgtcatatttatttattggtttttaAATCAGGGTGAAGCTTAACTAGAGCACGAATCCATCCAGCAATGTTTAACCAAATGTCTTAGAGCAGggtttaaagtaaaatacagcatgaggcgctaacgtcacttcctgtctaaattaagccccgcccactttcaggtgtaactcctgcatcagagagaagctgaaaataacagtgtcttcacgtcttaaagctgctgagtcatatattgcacctcaaatagatccagagctccggttcctttacttcctctccagaaaaaaggagagtaaagaaaggatcagaaatctcagtctcagtgtcagcctgctgcctgccactcgtcccccgcagacccaccggacacccatcccctatttactctccgtaagctgtctctgccgtctgaccagacatctgaccccatctccatatctctggactcagtaaaccctttcagacccacagagagattgattcctggcatcactttaacattctGTGGGGAAATCTGTATTCTGGTTTGAGGGCGCCCGCCTCCAttgagagggagcagagaccctgaaaCTGGTTCAGACTAAACCCTGGAGAGAATCCCTTCAAAGAAAGTGAGTAAAGGCTGGTTGACGGAGGAAAACCattagaggggggggggttatggtttcatgttttaatgtgaaGAGTTACATCACGCTCTTTGTTCATTGAAGTAGTAGTTTATAAACTACAGATCTTCCTCTCTATCTGCATGGCTCTGAGGGTCTCACCCTGGGGTCGTTGATGCCAGTGATGCGCTCCTCAGGCCGGTCCAACACAAGGAAGGCTGCCAGGTTGGCAGTATACGATGCTACGATGATCATAGCGAATCCTGCCCACACCATTCCCAGAATCCTCGCGGAAAAACTCCTGGGAGCTcctgcacacacgcacacacacacacacacacacacacacacacacacacacacacacacacacacacacacacacacacacacacacacacacacacaaacacacaaacacacacacacacacacacacacacacacacacaaacacacacacacacacacacacacacacacacacacacaaacacacacacacacacactttgtttaagTAAAGCAGTCCAACAAATCATGATATAATTAACCCTCAGCCAATACTCATATAAACTGGATATAACTGAACCAGGACCAGGTTCTAGATTAGGAAGCGGGTCTCCATTAGGAGCCAGTTCAGGACAAGGATCCAGTTCCCAACAAGGAGCAGGTTCCCAACAAGGAGCCAGTTCCCAACAAGGAGCCGGTTCCCAACAAGGAGCCAGTTCCCAACAAGGAGCCGGTTCCCAACAAGGAGCCAGTTCCCAACAAGGAGCCGGTTCCCAACAAGGAGCCGGTTCCCAACAAGGAGCCAGTTCCCAACAAGGAGCCGGTTCCCAACAAGGAGCCGGTTCCCAACAAGGAGCCAGTTCCCAACAAGGAGCCAGTTCCCAACAAGGAGCCGGTTCCCAACAAGGAGCCGGTTCCCAACAAGGAGCCAGTTCCCAACAAGGAGCCGGTTCCCAACAAGGAGCCGGTTCCCAACAAGGAGCCGGTTCCCAACAAGGAGCCAGTTCCCAACAAGGAGCCAGTTCCCAACAAGGAGCCTGTTCCCAACAAGGAGCCGGTTCCCAACTAGGAGCAGGTTCCCAACAAGGAGCCGGTTCCCAACAAGGAGCCGGTTCCCAACAAGGAGCCGGTTCCCAACAAGGAGCCGGTTCCCAACAAGGAGCCAGTTCCCAACAAGGAGCCGGTTCCCAACAAGGAGCCGGTTCCCAACAAGGAGCCGGTTCCCAACAAGGAGCCAGTTCCCAACAAGGAGCCAGTTCTGGAGTAGGAGCCAGTTCTGGAGTAGGAGCCAGTTCCCAGCAATGAGATGTTCTTGACTAGGAGCCGGTTCCCTACAAGGAGCCAGTTCCCAGCAATGAGATGTTCTTGACTAGGAGCCGGTTCCCTACTTGGAGCTGGTTCTCAACTAAGAGCAGGTTCCAATAAGGAGCAGGTTTTTAACAAGAAGCTGGTTCCCGACTCGGAGCCGGTTTTAACCCAGAACAAGTTCCCTACTAGAACCGTTTTTTTCAGAAAAGCCGGTTCCAATAGGGAACCAGTTCCCAACTGGAGGCCAGATCTGGGTTCCTAATCCGAAACAAGTGATCAGAACAGGAGGTGGAGCACCAACCTTCTCCAATCCCAGAGTTCAACAGAACCCCCCATGAGAACCACATGGCGGAGGACAGGGTGAGggcgtcttcttcttcttcttcactgttCACTTTAAACCTTCCAAACGggctgcagacaggaagtcacacacacatcctccatCAGCTCTTTATTTACAGGacagacccccccccacccataCATGGTCTGGGTCCTCTGGCAGTAATAGAGAACAGGTGCACTCCTGAAGTGTCTCTCACCTGAACCGGTCTAATAGGTAAAGCATCACTGCCACCACGTGGACCGACAGACCGACTAACAGCCACAGTGTGCTCTGGAACGGCTGCATGAAGGAGTCCAGAGTGCTGCGCGGGATTTCCTACGGacagcaaacacaacacagcttTAGTCGTCAGGCAGAACCTCGGAGGGCTGATTCTACCCTGAATATTTCCAGCCTCTCAGATCTGGACATGCTTCTCTCTGTGGTATTGAAGTGACTATATTTGGGGTTTGGGttcaaaaaacaagacattttttgacattaaaCCATGACTTGAATAATCTGCATTTTCATTCATAACACATCAACTGTTCGGATAGAGAGATATTTTTAAGAGCATCCACATCTCATCTCTCAGATGTTAAACAGAAGCAGCCGCTCTCTGATGAAATACAGGTTGGTTTGAGCAGTGTTTCTCTCATGTGGATGTTTCTGCTGAACTTTCTGTCTTCATTTGGTAGCTGATAGCAGAGGGATGATGAAgggaataaaacatgtatattaaaAGCATCTCTGGGCATTTAAACCCATAACCTCGGACTGTGAGGTCCTGGGATGATCAATATTTCTTGTCAGTGGTCCTGAAATGAACCCTGCTGCCGCTGCCTTTGAGCAAGGCGCTGCTGCAGACCCAGGATCAGAGAAGGGACGGGAGGATCGAGCGGCTGCTGAGAACCGGGTCAGTCAAACACCCCCGAGGCCTCTGATCAGTTCAatacctctctccctctcagatACTCTGATCCAGAGAACCGAGCTGAATACTGTCCGTCTGTTTACTCTCTCCACTGAGAGACAGAGGTCCTCTGCTGACCCGTCACGGAGTACTTCAGTACTCTCTATTCTACTGTACTGACAAtccatatacatatacacatatatacatatatatatatatatacatatatacagtatatatgtatatatgtgtatatatatatatatatatacacatatgtacatatatatgtatatatatgtatatatatatacatatatatacatatatatatatatatacatatatatatatatatatgtatatatatgtatatatatgtatatatatgtatatatatacatatatactgtatatatgtatatatatgtatatatgtatatatatatatatatacatatatacatatatatgtatatatatatatgtatatacatatatatatatatatacatatatacatatatatgtatatatatgtatatatttagaGTGTTTTTCAGCAGTACCTTCTTGACAAGGATGGTGAGACCCTGGTACTTGAATGGTTTGGAGAACTCGATGTACTGGGCCCGCTCGTTGTTGATGGTCAGGGGGGCCACGATCATGTCGGCCAGCCCCCCCAGCAGCTCCCCCATCATGCCGTTCCACTCCTTCTTATTGCTGTTGTTCACCTGAGTACAAATAATACATGTGTACAAATACTACCATCACTCTGCTTTATAACTAATACATAAgtacaaatgatttaaatatacaatacattaaaCTAAAGAATAACCAAGGGAATAAAGGACGACACATTCATccaaatatttgaattataatTCAGTAAATATCTGGAGTTTTACTGGAATATTAAAgcaataaatactttaaataaatgacagtaTGCACTTTAATACAGCGTATAAAGAATACGCATGTGGAAATACTAAAGTTATACTACAATACACAACATTGACAGAAGTGAAAAGAATAATGAACAATTCAATATTAAATGGTAATGCATATTCAGAATTAGTATTAAGaaatatattgaataaataagCAGAAATATTGAATTTATACTACAATATAACAACAATACTCCAGAagcattgaaataaaactatgtcaaataatatgtataatataacACTGTGCGATACAAAATGACGGGGAATGAAACTGATATTTCACTTTCATGAtatcattatatatatttctgtaatcCATCTTACGCGCTCCTGCGTGCCGAACTTCCCATCAGCCACCAGGTGAACCTCGTAGGTGAAGTTCATGCTCATCGCCAGCTTGATGAGCAGGTCGATGCAGAAACCATAGCAACACTGAGGGACGATGGGatgacctgcacacacacacacacacacacacacacacacacacacacacacacacacacacacacacacacacacacacacacatactttaatTTGATGTAAGGTTTTTTCAccaattactgtgtgtgtgtgtgtgtgtgtgtgtgtgtgtgtgtgtgtgtgtgtgtgtgtgtgtgtgtgtgtgtgtgtgtgtgtgagtgtaccTGGGATGGTCCCGTTTGGCCCGGTGCAGATCACCTTCTTGATCAGGACTCCGTTGACTGTGAACTCCTCTTTACACGTCCCATCAGTCTTTGTAGGTTTCACGTAAACAAAGGGCTCCTGGTGGATGGTCAcgatctacacacacacacacacacacacacacacacacacacacattatttctaAAATGATCTGACTCTTTTCCTTCATTTCGGCTTTCTGCTTGTCGACCATTTTTTGAAAATTATAATTCTTCCCaaaaatttcgactttttaaaaataatttgactttttggaATTTCTGATCCATTCGAAAAAAATcggattaaaaaagaaattctaactttttttctaaatttagacttttgaaaatgtgccaCTAGCTTCTCATTAGTCTAACTCCTTCATGTGTTCCTGATCATTCACACTTTGTCTCTTTCAAACATTTCCGATTATTTTTGCAaatctttgattttttttctaaatgttagaTTTTGTGATTAAATTCGAACAGTTTTTCGTAATTGAAGGATCGTTTGTTAATGAAACATCATATCATCTGATAGCCCGTTCAGCGACTCCATCAACAAGATTCATTACATTCATAACTCATATCAGCACCTTCAGTTTAGTCGACATCTGATATCCAACTGGTTTCTCCGTCTCTCCTCCGGGCCAGATGATCTTCCTCTGAGGGTTCATCAcaacctgaacacacacacacacacacacacacacacacacacacacacacacacacacacacacacacacacacacacacacacacacacacacacacacacacacacacacacacacacacacacacacacacacagtttctgaGCAGCAGATGTGAATTTATTCTGACTATGTAACAAGTTGTGTATCCAGGTTTTTTTCTAGGTGTGTTTCAAGGTGCGTGACCAGATGTATGAACAGTCATATACAggtgtgtatgcaggtgtgtGACGGCATACCTGTGACCCGTTGAAGACCCCGACCTGGACGAGGCGCCCAGGCTTCTGCTGGTAATTCAGGATGCTGTACGTGGCGAAGCGCCGGTCGCCGTCGTCGTTGAACTCGATGCGTCCCGTGAGACCGTCAGGATACTTCGATGACATCAGCACTCTggagagccaatcagagagcagaagACACATTTACATCACCCGATCACTAGAGCAAATCTACTATAAGACACAGAGCCGCTCAAGTTTGGATCGTGGGGGGTGTCCGGGTTGCAGCAATACAAAGAGGGCATTAAGGCGACCGTATCTGCATCTCGATGTGTCCTTGGACAAGaaactgaaccctgagttgctcctgatggccaatggtgtgtgagtgtgtgtgagtgttagatTCCCTAGggcaagtggtgctgctctgcatgaatgaggggTGAAcgggtgaatgactcgtagtatgtgaAGCTCTGAGGGGTCCAGAAGACAGAGCTGCTGGAGGTCTCCTGTCTAAAGTGGAGCAGGTCACATGTTCCTGCAGAGCGGCGTGATGTGAGAGGACGTGAGGGAGGATTGAGGTCAGTCTGAGCGATGGACAGCGTTATTATCCCTGAATCAGATCAGTGAAGCGTGTCCTGATGGATCACACAGCACCGCGGCTGCAGGAACCCATCTattaaatgaacacatgaatcacTCGTGAAATGACGGTCAATATAGAGAGAGATTGGTAAGGAACATTGATGTGAGTCACGGCCTCAAGgacatttctatttctgtttaatttaaaataactatgCAATACATATTACTGTTTAACACCGTTACTAGTCTGTAGCTTTACTGAATCATGCCCCGCCCTCCCGCAACGTGTAcgcacacgcacagacacacacacacacacacacacagacacacacacacacgcacacacacacacacacacacacacacacacacacacacacacacacacacacacacacacacacacacacacacacacgcacagacacacacacacacacagtgtgatgAAACCTAGATctttcacatcacatcacaggAGACGCGGTGCTCTCTGGATCTGGTGGATCGTACCCTGAAGGGAGACTGGTTTATGTGGACTGTATCCCTCAGTCAGCTAAATATCTCCACTGTAAAGATTATAGAGATCCCACTTTACACGGACTGAGATCTGAAGTCGACAGAAGAAGACACGGATCTTAAATCTGATGACATCTTTACAGCTtcttttattgcatttcatCGCATCGTGAAGCAGCTTGAGATGaatcaaatgtgttattgtcACTGATGTTGACCTGCGTTGGTACTGACCGCTTAAAGAGTGGCCCGGTCCTCCAGATGTTGGTGTTCCCCACGCAGCCCCGCGGAGGCTCCGTGATGTTCTCCTTCTCAAACAGCTCCTGCAGCGACTGAGCCACCACCGCCACCGCGTCCGCTATGTGCGCCGACTCGTTCTTACCGTTAATCAGCTGGAGGCCCAGCAGgcctgcaccacacacacacacacacacacacacacacacacacacacacacacacacacacacacacacacacacacacacacacacacacacacacacaaaggagaggttacacacacagcagaaaaagGGCTGCAGACTGGAAACTGCCCTCATTCATAAGGCTAATTAACTCGCACACACAGTTTAACTAATCTTATAGATGTAACTAAAGGAGTGCTTCAGTGTaattccaacacacacacacacacacacacacacacacacacacacacacacacacacacacacacacacacacacacacacacactctctctctcagggctTCAGGCATCAGGTCAGTGTTCAGTACCACCAAACTGCATGCTGGGAGTTCACTCTGAGAATCACAGCCGTTTGTCTCAGGACAGAGAAAGCCTCACTGAGACGTTGTGAACCGTGCCCGGTGATTCCCTTCAGCAGAAACCCGTCACACTGCAACGAAGAGTGTCTACATCTGCGCTCCGGCTAACACCGTTAGCACACTGTTAGCATTCCCTAAAGAAACTACCAGGAACAGCTAGCTAATATTTAccaatgaaaacacattattactGGATCTACTAGCTAGTGATGTTAGCACTGTAGCTACTAGCGCCTGCTGAGCAGATAATATTGATCCATGAAATAGAGAACAGCTAGCATTAGCTCCTAACTGAAACTGAAGACCTGCAGAATCATTCCTGCTCAATGGGCCCTTCACTCAAGAAAACATGATGAGCTACGTTCATTAAATTAAGGTAAAGAGTGGAACTGGATAATACTGATGGGTTCTGAATCTAGTGAACGTGTTCCCGTGGAGCGGAGGAATGCTAACGCTGTTAGCAGACTGTTGCCCGTTAGCTGAAGCTCCAAATGCAGAAACCTTTTCCTCATAATGTGACAAGTGTctggtaaagaaaaacaacatcaaaatcCATAACGTCACAGTACTGCTTCATAGGTTTCTTTTCAGGGAACCGTTTCAGAAAGAGCCTAGCTTCACAGACACAGGGGGTGGACACAATAACAGGAACACCTGTGCAATCTGAAGCCAGCCGACAGCAGCACGAGATACCTCGGCCTTCAGGTGTGTGAGTGGGACGCTTGATGTTTACTTCAGGTGGGAGTGTTCATGTTGTAAGGTTCACCAATGCTTCGTTACTCATTATCTACAGGTCTTTGAACAGCTGTTCAGCAGTCAGGAAGGTGGTGGTCTAACTCCAGCTGGGGTGGGCTGTGCTCTCTGACCTTTTTGTCAAAAAGTGACATAAAAACTAGAGGTCAGATTATTACTAAACGTGTTGAAAGAGTGAAGCAAAGACTAAAGAAGAACCCGGAACATGTTGGAGCGGATTGGAATCACGGTGCGGACACTAGCATTATTTTTCATGTATGGAGTCGACCTTGGCGGAGGTCATGATGTTTTCTAGTCTCATCTTTTTTCTCCAACTGGTCAGCGATGGTGTTCCTGAGATCCAGACTGTTCTATCAATAAGCAGCTGTGTGGTGCAGCTAACAATTATATCTTTTATGTGTATCTATAGCACCTTTCGAATCATGATTACAAAGTGCTTCAAACAGtgaataattaaaacagaatttaatgaaataacaaaataattataaacactAATAGAAGTCTAATATATTATAAGTGTAATGTCAAATATGTAGTTTAGACTTTTAGACAAACAGCAAGGAATTCATTAATAAACACATCTTTTTTGTGCTTCTGATAAAGGGTCTTAATGGTAATAATTCCAGCCATAATTCTTCTATTGGACTGAAAAGAAACACCTTGATCTTGCTTTTAGACTTTtggatataatataataataataataataataataataataataataataataataataataataataataataataataataataataatgataataatattataataataattataataataataataattataatattataataataatataataataataataataataataataataatgataataatattataataataattataataataataataattataatattataataataatataataataataataataataataataataataataataataatgataataatataataatattataataataattataataataatataataataattataatattataataataatataataataataataataataataataataataatgataataatataataatattataataataataataataataataataattataataataataataatataataatattataataataataataataataataataataataataatataataatattataataataataataataataataataataataatataataataataatataataataattataataattataataataataataataataataataataataataataataataatataataataattataataattataataataataataataataataataataataataataataataatgataataataataactcaaAGTCTACAAGCAAGATTTCTTCCGGATGTCTCGGCCCAATCTCCCAGCTGATCTCAATAATGAAGAAGTGATGACTGTGTCCACGTAGAGTCCAAAGAGTGAAGGGTTCATGGAAACAAAAGTCCTATGTTCTGACTATTCTAACTCATGTCCTCTCGTTGTTTTCTTTATGGAAAAGGACTCGTGGTCCAAACAGTAAACCAGGCGGGTTAATATCAGGAATAAAAATGGTTTTGATCTGAAACGGTTTCCCTAAAAAGAAACCCCAAACTTCTCCGGCAGAGACAAACAGCTGAGGGTTATTTTTAGAGTGCTTCCTGCCACACTTTTAAGAACATGATGGATAGTTTTTGGACACATCTGGAGTTACGGGAAGGGACAGGGATGTGTAGAAAAATTACACATCATTTTTAAGAGTGCAGCAGCTGGTGAGGATGTTTTCTGAAACAGAAAGGGATCAGAGCGGGGAGCAGATCACCCAGCAGCCAGAGGGACGCACCTGAGGTTCAACGTGGACCAGGTTCATCTTAAAGCCAACATTACGTCACAGGACGTTTTCAAACAGAGGCCAGAGGCTCTTCTGCTGATTCAATTTAGATCTGTGGAGGGTCTTACTACATGGCCAAAAGTATGTGGAAATCTGAGGCACATTTTATCTTGGCGTAGAAAACTCTAAGGAAAGTGCAACATTTGTTAAACGTCCAAAGTGTTTTGCTAACAGACAGCTGGCTAATGTTGACTAATGAAAACACTCACAATAAGTGGCTACCATTGTTACCATTCCCAAGAGAAACCACTGGGAACAGAACAACAAGCTAACATTTTCGGCTCAAACCACTAGCTACCGTTGTTAGCCCTGTAGCTAGCTGGTACTTCTAGATTAGAGCTATTGAACGTCCTTTCATAGACCTAATAAGCAGataatattaaagaaaaagagaccaGATGAATAAAGcgaacactgaaacatttcgCTTCATGTTAGCTTGTTGATTAAAGGGTTAttccaatttaaaaacaatattccaaGATGGTTTTTCTAGTGAAATATCTAAAGAAATGTGACCATGAAAGGTTACTTTTTAAGagtaaaacattcatattttggACTTTACTTTAGACTGCATtacatatataatgtatattaacAGTATCCTTGTGAAGACACTAAGTCAGTAAAACCTCTTCCCAACTCAGAGCCCCTGAACGCATCATCTCTACTCCAGGCTATCTTGGCGTCCACATACTAGTGCCAGTATCAGCGTGTCTACGTCATCTGGCTGCCCGGGTGATCAGCTGACTCAATAAGCCCCGCCCCTCCCTACTCCCAGTGGGCGGGGCCTCTATCGGCCAATGGCATAGGGGCAAATCATCAAGCAGGAAACAGAAAGCAGCGGCGGCATCTTACCAGTGTTTGTTCAGACACACGTCATGGTAACCGTAGCAACACTAGCTGTTTCTAACCCCCCCCATCAACCAAGactaaccccccacccccccacacatGTTATAGTGTACGGTGAGAACGGGCAGACGGGCGGGCGGACACACACtatagaaaatgaaacaaacaaaaagatgttaGACACATTTAAAGCCACACAGTTACAATGAGCCAGAAAGAAACAGCGGTTAGGAACCTTTaaacatgtctctgttttgtttgttctttcaaatgtttaaacGTTCAACCAGCAGTTAGAGAAAAACCAGAGAAACACCACCAGGACGCTGAGCAGCTAACGGACTGATGAGGAGGAGAAGCTTCCTTCATCAGAGACCTGCAGcactacagacagacagacagagcggCCATGTTTCCATCCAACCAAAGCACACCGCGACCAATCGGATCAGAGCCTGCTGTCAGCTccatgtctctactttaaagagtcctctcctgctgatgttcaggtgtatatcagtatgtagtgtctcgactttaaagagtcctctcctgctgatgttcaggtgtatatcagtatgtagtgtctctactttaaagagtcctctcctgctgatgttcaggtgtatatcagtatgtagagtctctactttaaagagtcctctcctgctgatgttcaggtgtatatcagtatgtagagtctctactttaaagagtcctctcctgctgatgttcaggtgtatatcagtatgtagcgtctctactttaaagagtcctctcctgctgatgtttcaggtgtatatcagtatgtagtgtctctactttaaagagtcctctcctgatctgataagttcaggtgtatatcagtatgttagagtctctacttttaaagagtcctctctgctgatgttcaggtgtataatcagtatgtagtgtctctacttaaagagtcctctcctgctgatgtttcaggtgtatatcagtatgtagtgtctctactttaaagagtcctctcctgctgatgttcaggtgtatatcagtatgtagtgtctcatctttaaagagtcctctcctgttgatgttcagggtgtatatcagtatgtagtgtctctactttaaagagtccctctcctgctgatgttcaggttgtatatcagtatgtagtgtctctactttaaagagtcctctcctgctgatgttcaggtgtatatcagtatgtagtgtctctactttaaagagtcctctcctcgtgatgttcaggtgtatctcagtatgtagtgtctctactttaaagagtcctctcctgctgatgttcaggtgtatatcagtatgtagtgtcctctactttaaagagtctctcctgctgatgttcaggtgtatatcagtatgtagtgctTTATTGTTTATCGCCggtttgtgattattttaaaatgctgaaatTTAGATATTTCTTGAACATAAATCTGATTTTAAAAGCTCTCATTTTGACTTCCCTTCAGCGGGACCTTGGttttatgataataaataataaatgaagtcTTTAGATGTGCAGCATCATCCTGCTTTATCTAAAGCCTCTTCGTtgcaaaaaatagaaacaacagACGTTAGGAAGAAGACGTGAGGAAGAGTCACAGCTGGACTTTGATCAGTTTATCTGCAGGATTATTTTCTGACGAGCTGCTGACTGATGAAGATCTGCAGCTCCTCTTACTCACGACTTCACTGACCTGCATCTGACTCTTTACAAAGACTTGGTTCGTAAAATATCTCTAATGTTGGATGGAAGCACAgccaggagagaggaagagagagacttccaga of the Eleginops maclovinus isolate JMC-PN-2008 ecotype Puerto Natales chromosome 12, JC_Emac_rtc_rv5, whole genome shotgun sequence genome contains:
- the grin1b gene encoding glutamate receptor ionotropic, NMDA 1b isoform X3, whose product is MELHGVLLLALLQLLSVARGGCEPRQVNLGAVLSQKRYEQVFKDAVSTANLLYGRDKFRMNAISVTHKPNAIQMALSVCEDLISNQVYAILVSHPPQSNDHLTPTPVSYTAGFYRIPVVGLTTRMSIYSDKSIHLSFLRTVPPFSHQAQVWFDLMREFRWNHIILIVSDDHEGRAAQKRLETLLEERETKAEKVLSFSPETNLTALLLEAKDLEARVIILSASEDEAAAVYKAARQLNMTGSGYVWLVGEREMTGKALSEAPDGLLGLQLINGKNESAHIADAVAVVAQSLQELFEKENITEPPRGCVGNTNIWRTGPLFKRVLMSSKYPDGLTGRIEFNDDGDRRFATYSILNYQQKPGRLVQVGVFNGSQVVMNPQRKIIWPGGETEKPVGYQMSTKLKIVTIHQEPFVYVKPTKTDGTCKEEFTVNGVLIKKVICTGPNGTIPGHPIVPQCCYGFCIDLLIKLAMSMNFTYEVHLVADGKFGTQERVNNSNKKEWNGMMGELLGGLADMIVAPLTINNERAQYIEFSKPFKYQGLTILVKKEIPRSTLDSFMQPFQSTLWLLVGLSVHVVAVMLYLLDRFSPFGRFKVNSEEEEEDALTLSSAMWFSWGVLLNSGIGEGAPRSFSARILGMVWAGFAMIIVASYTANLAAFLVLDRPEERITGINDPRLRNPSDKFIYATVKQSSVDIYFRRQVELSTMYRHMEKHNYESAAEAIVAVRDNKLHAFIWDSAVLEFEASQKCDLVTTGELFFRSGFGIGMRKDSPWKQNVSLAILSSHENGFMEDLDKTWVRYQECDSRSNAPATLTFENMAGVFMLVAGGIVAGIFLIFIEIAYKRHKDARRKQMQLAFAAVNVWRKNLQPYPTDITGQLNLSDPSVSTVV
- the grin1b gene encoding glutamate receptor ionotropic, NMDA 1b isoform X2; protein product: MELHGVLLLALLQLLSVARGGCEPRQVNLGAVLSQKRYEQVFKDAVSTANLLYGRDKFRMNAISVTHKPNAIQMALSVCEDLISNQVYAILVSHPPQSNDHLTPTPVSYTAGFYRIPVVGLTTRMSIYSDKSIHLSFLRTVPPFSHQAQVWFDLMREFRWNHIILIVSDDHEGRAAQKRLETLLEERETKTKNRNYESDHQNFDFRRTPKAEKVLSFSPETNLTALLLEAKDLEARVIILSASEDEAAAVYKAARQLNMTGSGYVWLVGEREMTGKALSEAPDGLLGLQLINGKNESAHIADAVAVVAQSLQELFEKENITEPPRGCVGNTNIWRTGPLFKRVLMSSKYPDGLTGRIEFNDDGDRRFATYSILNYQQKPGRLVQVGVFNGSQVVMNPQRKIIWPGGETEKPVGYQMSTKLKIVTIHQEPFVYVKPTKTDGTCKEEFTVNGVLIKKVICTGPNGTIPGHPIVPQCCYGFCIDLLIKLAMSMNFTYEVHLVADGKFGTQERVNNSNKKEWNGMMGELLGGLADMIVAPLTINNERAQYIEFSKPFKYQGLTILVKKEIPRSTLDSFMQPFQSTLWLLVGLSVHVVAVMLYLLDRFSPFGRFKVNSEEEEEDALTLSSAMWFSWGVLLNSGIGEGAPRSFSARILGMVWAGFAMIIVASYTANLAAFLVLDRPEERITGINDPRLRNPSDKFIYATVKQSSVDIYFRRQVELSTMYRHMEKHNYESAAEAIVAVRDNKLHAFIWDSAVLEFEASQKCDLVTTGELFFRSGFGIGMRKDSPWKQNVSLAILSSHENGFMEDLDKTWVRYQECDSRSNAPATLTFENMAGVFMLVAGGIVAGIFLIFIEIAYKRHKDARRKQMQLAFAAVNVWRKNLQPYPTDITGQLNLSDPSVSTVV